The following are encoded in a window of Megalops cyprinoides isolate fMegCyp1 chromosome 16, fMegCyp1.pri, whole genome shotgun sequence genomic DNA:
- the LOC118791477 gene encoding vesicle transport protein SEC20-like, producing MMATSQDVHVRICGQEIIKYDLEIKALIQDISECTGPQNELTDLNSKVKEKFSHLRLRIQDLEQMAKEQDKESDKLAILSEAEGHRKQMLSNQTAWRKANLACKLSIDNQEKEELLHSGDTSVRHRKTTKESLVQTTSDITESLMSISRMMSQQVQQSEETMSTLATSSRTVMETNEEFKAMTGTIQLGRKLITKYNRREFTDKLLIFLALALFLGTVLYILKKRLFPFL from the exons ATGATGGCGACCAGTCAGGATGTCCACGTCCGAATTTGTGGgcaagaaataattaaatacgACTTGGAAATAAAAGCTCTCATTCAG GATATCAGCGAATGTACCGGACCGCAGAACGAGCTGACGGATTTGAACTCCAAGGTGAAGGAGAAATTCAGTCATCTCAGACTGAGGATTCAG GATTTGGAGCAAatggctaaggagcaggacaagGAGTCAGACAAGCTGGCAATACTGAGTGAGGCTGAAGGCCACCGAAAACAGATGCTGAG CAATCAGACTGCGTGGAGAAAGGCTAACCTTGCCTGCAAGCTCTCCATTGATAACCAAGAGAAGGAAGAGCTGCTTCACAGCGGAGATACTTCAGTGAGACATCG AAAGACGACCAAAGAGAGCCTGGTCCAGACCACCAGTGATATCACAGAGAGTTTGATGAGCATCAGCCgaatgatgtcacagcaggTACAGCAGAGTGAGGAGACCATGAGCACACTTG CCACCTCTTCAAGAACGGTGATGGAAACCAACGAGGAGTTTAAAGCCATGACAGGGACCATTCAGTTGGGGCGGAAGCTCATCACAAAGTACAACCGGCGAGAATTCACAGACAAACTGCTCATCTTCCTGGCGCTAGCGCTCTTTCTGGGTACCGTACTCTACATTCTGAAGAAAAGACTATTCCCCTTCCTCTAG